From Staphylococcus sp. M0911, a single genomic window includes:
- a CDS encoding valine--tRNA ligase translates to MEMKPKYNPREVEAGRYDEWVKNGYFKPSEDTNKETYTIVIPPPNVTGKLHLGHAWDTTLQDIITRMKRMQGFDTLYLPGMDHAGIATQAKVEAKLNEQGISRHDIGREKFLEQAWDWKEEYASFIRKQWAKLGLGLDYSRERFTLDDGLSKAVKKVFVDLYNKGIIYRGERIINWDPQARTALSDIEVIHEDVQGAFYHFKYPYADGDGYIEIATTRPETMLGDTAIVVNPNDERYKDVIGKKVILPIVGRELPILADEYVDIDFGSGAMKVTPAHDPNDFEIGQRHQLENIIVMDEKGHMNHHAGKYEGLERFECRKQLVEDLKEQGLVIKIEEHMHSVGHSERSGAVVEPYLSTQWFVKMKPLAQRALDNQKTDDRIDFYPPRFENTFNRWMEEIRDWTISRQLWWGHQIPAWYHNETGEVYVGENAPEDIENWTQDEDVLDTWFSSALWPFSTLGWPDVDAEDFKRYFPTNALVTGYDIIFFWVARMIFQGLEFTDRRPFNDVLLHGLVRAEDGRKMSKSLGNGVDPMDVIDEYGADSLRYFLATGSAPGQDLRYSTEKVESVWNFINKIWNAARFSLMNIGEDFNVEDIDLSGNLSLADKWILTRLNETIATVTDLSDKYEFGEVGRALYNFIWDEFCDWYIEMSKIPMNGEDEDQKQTTRSVLSYVLDRIMRMLHPFMPFVTEKIWQSLPHEGETIVQASWPTVDKELMFDDSKQTMQQLVEIIKSIRQSRLEVNTPLSKAIPIMIQAKDSNIQSTLTDNADYIERFCHPSELTINVDIAIPEKAMTSVVLAGKVILPLEGLIDMDKEIARLEKELDKLQSELDRVDKKLANENFVNKAPEKIINEEKEKQKHYKEKYDGVKARIEQLKA, encoded by the coding sequence ATGGAAATGAAGCCGAAATATAATCCACGCGAAGTAGAAGCTGGAAGATATGATGAATGGGTAAAAAATGGTTATTTCAAACCATCAGAAGACACTAATAAAGAAACATATACAATCGTTATTCCACCACCAAATGTAACTGGTAAATTACATTTAGGTCATGCTTGGGATACAACATTACAAGATATCATTACACGCATGAAACGTATGCAAGGTTTTGACACTTTATATTTACCTGGTATGGATCACGCTGGTATCGCTACACAAGCTAAAGTAGAAGCTAAACTAAATGAACAAGGTATTTCACGTCATGATATTGGTCGTGAAAAATTCTTAGAACAAGCTTGGGATTGGAAAGAAGAATATGCGTCCTTCATTCGTAAACAATGGGCTAAATTAGGGTTAGGTTTAGATTACAGTAGAGAACGTTTTACTTTGGATGACGGTTTAAGTAAAGCTGTTAAAAAAGTATTTGTTGATCTTTATAACAAAGGTATTATTTATAGAGGCGAACGTATAATCAACTGGGATCCTCAAGCTCGTACGGCTTTATCTGATATTGAAGTGATTCATGAAGATGTACAAGGTGCATTTTATCATTTTAAATATCCATATGCTGATGGAGATGGATATATTGAAATCGCTACAACACGCCCAGAAACGATGTTAGGTGATACAGCTATTGTTGTTAACCCAAATGACGAGAGATACAAAGATGTTATTGGCAAAAAGGTGATATTACCAATTGTTGGTAGAGAATTACCTATATTAGCAGATGAATATGTAGATATCGACTTTGGTTCGGGTGCTATGAAAGTAACGCCGGCACATGACCCTAATGACTTTGAAATTGGTCAACGTCATCAATTAGAAAACATTATCGTTATGGACGAAAAAGGTCACATGAATCATCATGCTGGTAAATATGAGGGACTTGAGCGTTTTGAATGTCGTAAACAATTAGTTGAAGACTTAAAAGAACAAGGTTTGGTTATTAAGATTGAGGAACATATGCATTCTGTTGGTCATTCTGAACGTTCTGGTGCAGTAGTAGAACCTTATTTATCTACACAATGGTTTGTTAAAATGAAACCTTTAGCACAACGTGCTTTAGATAATCAAAAAACCGATGATCGTATTGATTTTTACCCACCTAGATTTGAAAATACATTTAATCGATGGATGGAAGAAATCAGAGATTGGACAATTTCAAGACAACTTTGGTGGGGGCATCAAATTCCTGCTTGGTATCACAATGAAACTGGCGAAGTCTACGTAGGTGAAAATGCACCAGAAGATATAGAAAATTGGACTCAAGATGAAGATGTTTTAGATACTTGGTTCTCAAGTGCTTTATGGCCATTCTCAACTCTAGGTTGGCCAGATGTAGATGCAGAAGATTTCAAACGTTACTTCCCAACTAATGCATTAGTAACAGGCTATGATATTATTTTCTTCTGGGTTGCACGTATGATATTCCAAGGATTAGAGTTCACAGACCGTAGACCATTTAATGATGTTCTGTTACATGGATTAGTTAGAGCGGAAGACGGTAGAAAAATGAGTAAATCTTTAGGTAACGGTGTGGATCCTATGGATGTTATTGATGAATATGGTGCTGATAGTTTAAGATACTTCCTTGCCACAGGTTCTGCACCTGGACAAGATTTACGTTACTCAACTGAAAAGGTTGAATCAGTATGGAATTTCATTAACAAAATATGGAATGCAGCAAGATTTAGTTTAATGAATATTGGGGAAGATTTTAATGTAGAAGATATTGATTTATCAGGAAACTTATCTTTAGCAGATAAATGGATATTAACGCGTCTAAATGAAACAATCGCTACAGTTACAGATTTAAGTGATAAATATGAGTTTGGTGAAGTGGGTCGAGCACTATATAACTTCATTTGGGATGAATTCTGTGATTGGTATATTGAAATGAGTAAAATACCTATGAATGGCGAGGATGAAGACCAAAAACAAACGACACGTTCTGTATTAAGTTATGTGTTAGATCGTATTATGAGAATGTTACATCCATTTATGCCATTTGTAACAGAGAAAATTTGGCAAAGTTTACCTCATGAAGGCGAAACAATTGTTCAAGCATCTTGGCCAACAGTAGATAAGGAACTTATGTTTGATGATAGTAAGCAAACAATGCAACAATTAGTTGAAATTATCAAATCAATTAGACAATCTCGATTAGAAGTTAATACACCATTATCTAAAGCCATTCCTATTATGATTCAGGCTAAAGATAGTAATATTCAATCAACATTAACAGATAATGCTGATTATATTGAACGATTCTGTCATCCTAGTGAATTGACAATCAATGTTGATATAGCCATTCCTGAGAAAGCAATGACATCTGTAGTGTTAGCAGGTAAAGTCATCTTACCTTTAGAAGGTTTAATTGATATGGATAAAGAAATTGCACGTTTAGAAAAAGAATTAGATAAATTACAGAGTGAATTAGACCGTGTGGATAAGAAATTGGCCAATGAAAACTTTGTCAATAAAGCACCTGAAAAAATTATTAATGAAGAAAAAGAAAAACAAAAACATTACAAAGAAAAGTATGATGGTGTTAAAGCAAGAATTGAACAATTAAAAGCATAG
- a CDS encoding folylpolyglutamate synthase/dihydrofolate synthase family protein, with translation MNYLDSLYWIHERTKFGIKPGVKRVEWMLEKLNNPQQHIKGIHVGGTNGKGSTVAYLRAALVENNYEVGTFTSPFIETFNERISLNGYPISNDEIVELVSRVKPVSESLEVETELGNATEFEIITTMMFLYFGEIHPVDFVIIEAGLGIKNDSTNVFNPIMSILTSIGLDHTDILGNTYLDIAKDKGDIIKPNTPVIYSVKNEDALKYIRDYAVEQNATPIELDREIIVVSQDDEFTYRYKDYELETIILNMLGEHQKENASLAITALIELNEAGIIELDFNKMIDGIESVNWIGRIEQVKEHPLMIIDGAHNNESVDALIDTIKQYYGRDQIDILFSAIKGKPICDMLNKLEDIASHFYITDFDFPKALSKEEIAENINRDNVELVDDYVEFLENYDGKGLIITGSLYFISEVKSKTNFD, from the coding sequence ATGAATTACCTAGATAGCTTGTATTGGATACATGAAAGAACTAAGTTTGGCATCAAACCAGGCGTTAAACGTGTGGAATGGATGCTAGAAAAACTAAATAACCCACAGCAACATATTAAAGGCATACACGTAGGCGGTACAAATGGAAAAGGATCGACAGTAGCTTATTTAAGAGCCGCATTGGTTGAAAATAACTATGAAGTTGGTACTTTTACCTCTCCATTTATTGAAACTTTTAATGAACGTATTAGTTTAAATGGATATCCCATTTCAAATGATGAAATTGTTGAGTTAGTTTCTCGTGTTAAACCAGTAAGTGAATCGTTAGAAGTTGAAACTGAGTTAGGGAATGCAACAGAGTTTGAAATTATTACTACAATGATGTTTTTATACTTTGGTGAAATACACCCTGTTGACTTTGTTATTATTGAAGCGGGCTTAGGTATTAAAAACGATTCAACCAATGTATTTAATCCAATTATGTCTATTTTAACAAGTATAGGTTTAGATCATACTGATATTTTAGGCAACACCTATTTAGATATAGCCAAAGACAAAGGCGATATCATTAAACCTAATACACCAGTTATTTATTCAGTGAAAAATGAAGATGCTTTAAAATATATTAGAGACTATGCAGTAGAACAAAATGCAACACCTATTGAGTTAGATAGAGAAATTATAGTAGTTTCTCAAGATGATGAATTTACTTATAGATATAAAGATTACGAACTTGAAACAATTATTTTAAATATGTTGGGTGAACATCAAAAAGAAAATGCATCATTAGCTATAACAGCATTAATTGAATTAAACGAAGCTGGAATTATAGAACTTGATTTCAATAAAATGATAGATGGTATTGAGTCAGTCAATTGGATAGGTAGAATTGAACAAGTCAAAGAACATCCATTAATGATAATTGATGGTGCGCATAATAATGAAAGTGTAGACGCATTAATTGATACGATTAAACAATATTATGGTCGTGATCAAATTGATATATTATTCTCTGCAATTAAAGGGAAACCTATTTGTGACATGTTAAACAAATTGGAAGACATTGCGTCTCACTTTTATATCACTGATTTTGATTTTCCAAAAGCCTTATCAAAAGAAGAAATAGCAGAAAATATCAATAGAGATAACGTTGAGCTAGTAGATGATTATGTAGAATTTTTAGAGAATTATGATGGAAAAGGTCTAATTATCACAGGTAGTTTATATTTTATTAGCGAAGTTAAATCTAAAACAAATTTTGATTAA
- a CDS encoding A24 family peptidase: MLIYTYVSSILFSFLYQLSANDHFDKRYLKLRSKCDYCKSKLKYYDFIPIFSFLILKGKSRCCKQPLKYSYLIGELLAILPILLIYYQLININPQFYLTTFLFLMVMSINDIEDYCISLIFLMIFTTVLLFTTPIFLNTFLLTFIISHLFFILMYRYIGYGDILLFNILSLFLPINFMFYLFLFTFMIGGILSIIIKIFFNHNIKYVPLIPFIFLSFVFVSSFYPSLTEIMGGVPF; this comes from the coding sequence ATGCTTATTTATACATATGTATCCTCGATATTATTTAGCTTTTTATATCAACTTTCTGCAAATGATCACTTCGATAAGCGATACTTAAAATTAAGATCCAAATGTGATTATTGTAAAAGCAAATTAAAATATTATGATTTCATTCCAATTTTTAGTTTCCTTATTTTAAAAGGTAAGTCGAGATGTTGTAAGCAACCTTTAAAATATAGTTATTTGATAGGTGAGTTACTTGCGATACTTCCAATATTGCTTATTTATTACCAATTAATTAATATCAATCCTCAGTTTTATTTAACGACTTTTCTGTTTTTAATGGTTATGTCAATTAATGATATTGAAGATTATTGTATTAGCTTAATTTTCTTAATGATCTTCACAACTGTTTTATTATTTACGACTCCAATCTTTCTAAATACTTTTCTCCTTACATTTATTATTAGTCACCTATTCTTTATTTTAATGTATCGTTATATCGGTTATGGTGATATCCTTCTATTTAACATTCTATCTTTATTCTTACCAATAAACTTCATGTTTTACCTTTTTCTTTTCACTTTTATGATTGGTGGCATATTAAGCATTATTATTAAAATATTTTTCAACCACAATATTAAATATGTTCCTCTAATTCCATTTATCTTTTTATCTTTTGTTTTTGTTTCATCCTTTTATCCATCATTGACGGAAATAATGGGAGGTGTTCCTTTTTGA
- the radC gene encoding DNA repair protein RadC, whose amino-acid sequence MRIKEMANSEKPRERLVSNGAASLSNSELLAILINTGRKGCSSIEIANELLSGITTLKELKKLSINDLIKVKGIGYHKAITLKAAFEIGERINSVSQQEVFKITCPADVADLMMSKLKDLQQEHFYVLLLNSKNIVIKQQCVFVGTLNSSIIHPREIFNVAIKESCNSMIVVHNHPSGDVTPSEEDINTTIRLRDCGMILGINVLDHIIIGDNQFTSLVECGYFDNE is encoded by the coding sequence TTGAGGATTAAAGAAATGGCTAATTCGGAGAAACCACGTGAACGATTAGTGTCCAATGGCGCTGCATCATTATCAAACTCAGAATTATTAGCAATACTTATTAATACAGGTAGAAAGGGATGTTCTAGTATTGAAATTGCCAATGAATTATTAAGTGGTATAACCACGTTGAAAGAATTGAAAAAGTTATCAATTAACGATTTAATCAAAGTCAAAGGTATTGGTTATCATAAAGCTATAACATTAAAGGCTGCATTTGAAATAGGGGAACGGATAAATAGTGTATCTCAACAGGAAGTATTTAAAATTACTTGTCCTGCTGATGTCGCAGATCTGATGATGTCGAAGCTTAAAGATTTACAGCAAGAACATTTTTATGTGCTTTTATTGAATTCCAAAAATATTGTTATCAAACAACAGTGTGTCTTTGTAGGAACATTGAATAGTTCTATCATTCACCCTAGAGAAATTTTTAATGTTGCTATTAAAGAATCTTGTAATTCGATGATTGTTGTTCATAATCATCCATCAGGTGATGTTACGCCTTCAGAAGAAGATATTAATACGACAATTAGATTAAGAGACTGTGGAATGATATTGGGTATTAATGTATTGGATCATATTATTATTGGCGATAATCAGTTTACAAGTTTAGTAGAGTGTGGTTACTTTGATAATGAATAG
- a CDS encoding DUF4930 family protein — MRFLFSIIKNIIAVIAILIIIYIALKYAPFLRDQEWNPISNPPNQTEQNMDNPNNNTKQPQHGKRYSIEDNDIIKNVPTSQIKNVFNMINKKEFMSVSGIGRMGYNDEYLAGQRGDEFIIYKFGSDSIRVYNNEFEMQQDLHELGQNIDLKNEQAYENN; from the coding sequence ATGAGGTTCTTATTCAGCATAATAAAAAATATTATAGCAGTTATCGCTATTTTAATCATTATTTATATCGCATTAAAGTATGCGCCTTTTTTAAGAGACCAAGAGTGGAATCCAATTAGCAATCCTCCAAATCAGACTGAGCAAAATATGGACAATCCAAATAACAATACAAAGCAACCACAACATGGAAAAAGATATTCAATAGAAGATAATGATATAATTAAGAACGTACCTACAAGTCAAATTAAAAATGTATTTAATATGATAAATAAAAAAGAATTTATGTCAGTATCAGGAATAGGTAGAATGGGATATAATGATGAATATTTAGCTGGTCAAAGAGGTGATGAATTCATTATTTATAAATTCGGTTCTGATTCAATCAGAGTTTATAATAATGAGTTTGAAATGCAACAGGATTTACATGAACTGGGCCAAAATATTGATTTAAAAAATGAACAGGCATATGAAAATAATTAG
- the mreC gene encoding rod shape-determining protein MreC, producing MLKFFKNNKLIVVLCAIIVFIALIGLSIRSQTQSPPEQYVGDSVSFGQRVMSYPVNFVTGAIGNIFNMGESKKTKNKVKQLEAKNQRLEAENKKFKKELDMKDISKYDPISTTVIARNPDQWMNTIVIDKGSKAGIKNNMAVMTSEGLIGRTTKVNQFSSQVDLISTNTRAGKLSVNIQHKSKNVFGLIDHYDAKNEELVISDINNKDSISKGDKVVTSGLADQLPSSLYIGEVTSVENDQYGLAKEVRVKTGADLSDLNHVYVAKRDASSLPKDESGDN from the coding sequence GTGCTTAAATTTTTTAAAAATAACAAACTCATTGTTGTTTTATGTGCAATTATTGTTTTTATTGCATTGATTGGTTTGTCTATTCGCTCTCAAACTCAATCACCTCCCGAGCAATATGTAGGAGATTCTGTTTCATTTGGTCAACGAGTGATGAGTTATCCTGTAAATTTTGTTACTGGAGCAATTGGTAATATTTTTAATATGGGTGAATCGAAAAAAACTAAAAACAAAGTCAAACAATTAGAAGCTAAAAATCAACGTCTAGAGGCTGAAAACAAGAAGTTTAAAAAGGAATTAGATATGAAAGATATATCTAAATATGATCCGATTTCTACTACTGTTATAGCAAGAAATCCAGACCAATGGATGAATACTATAGTGATTGATAAAGGTTCTAAAGCTGGTATCAAAAATAATATGGCTGTTATGACATCTGAAGGGTTAATTGGAAGAACTACTAAAGTAAATCAATTTTCTTCACAAGTCGATTTGATTTCAACGAATACAAGAGCAGGTAAATTATCAGTTAATATACAACATAAATCTAAAAATGTATTTGGTTTAATAGATCATTACGATGCGAAAAACGAAGAATTAGTTATTAGTGATATCAATAATAAAGATAGTATTTCTAAAGGCGATAAAGTTGTAACAAGTGGTTTAGCAGATCAACTTCCAAGTAGTTTATACATAGGTGAAGTGACAAGTGTAGAGAATGATCAATATGGTTTAGCTAAAGAAGTAAGAGTAAAAACAGGTGCAGATTTATCAGATTTAAATCATGTATATGTTGCTAAGCGAGACGCTTCTTCACTTCCTAAAGATGAAAGCGGGGATAACTAA
- the mreD gene encoding rod shape-determining protein MreD — translation MRGIYYFLIGILLFYIDTIIGLVIPMHFGKIYVIFVPHLTLMYLLILTIYRSFGVALVLAIFLGLITDLYYGSIYGLYMFGYILAVVVMDRCFKIFYKDKVMIFIIILVSTILIEIYVALIYGLIGFIQFNLIEFLLLRLLPTFIVNLLLLTILFPLMLKFLRKIQIKIDSRI, via the coding sequence ATGCGAGGAATATATTATTTCTTGATTGGTATTCTACTTTTTTATATTGATACTATTATTGGTTTAGTCATTCCTATGCACTTTGGTAAAATTTATGTCATTTTTGTACCACACTTAACTTTAATGTATTTGTTAATTTTAACCATTTATCGTAGTTTTGGTGTGGCTTTAGTTCTAGCCATATTTTTGGGTTTAATTACTGATTTATATTATGGAAGCATTTATGGCCTATACATGTTTGGTTATATATTAGCTGTAGTGGTCATGGATAGATGCTTTAAAATATTCTATAAAGATAAAGTCATGATATTTATTATTATTTTGGTAAGTACCATTTTAATAGAAATATATGTGGCGTTAATTTACGGATTGATTGGATTTATACAATTTAACCTAATTGAATTCTTATTGCTTAGATTATTACCAACATTTATAGTTAATTTATTACTGTTAACAATTTTATTTCCTCTCATGTTAAAATTTTTGAGGAAAATACAAATCAAGATTGACAGTAGGATATAA
- the rplU gene encoding 50S ribosomal protein L21, whose amino-acid sequence MFAIIETGGKQIKVEEGQEIYVEKLDVNEGDSFTFDKVLFVGGDSGKVGAPTVEGATVTATVNKNGRGKKITVFTYKRRKDSKRKKGHRQPYTKLTIDKINA is encoded by the coding sequence ATGTTTGCTATTATTGAAACAGGTGGAAAACAAATCAAAGTAGAAGAAGGACAAGAAATTTACGTTGAAAAATTAGACGTAAATGAAGGTGATTCTTTCACATTTGATAAAGTATTATTTGTAGGTGGAGATTCAGGTAAAGTTGGTGCGCCAACAGTAGAAGGTGCAACAGTTACTGCAACAGTTAATAAAAACGGTCGTGGTAAAAAAATCACTGTATTCACATACAAACGTCGTAAAGACTCTAAACGTAAAAAAGGCCATCGTCAACCATATACAAAATTAACTATCGATAAAATTAACGCGTAA
- a CDS encoding ribosomal-processing cysteine protease Prp, which produces MITVDITVNDEGKVTDVVMDGHANQGEYGHDIVCAGASAVLFGSVNAIMGLTSEKPDIDYNDDGGHFHIRSVDTNNDEAQLILKAMLVSLQTIEEEYNENIRLNYK; this is translated from the coding sequence ATGATTACTGTTGATATTACAGTTAATGATGAAGGCAAAGTAACAGATGTCGTTATGGATGGTCATGCTAATCAAGGTGAATATGGTCATGACATTGTCTGTGCTGGTGCCTCAGCCGTATTATTTGGTAGTGTTAATGCAATTATGGGATTGACGTCAGAAAAGCCGGACATCGATTATAACGATGACGGAGGTCATTTTCATATAAGAAGTGTTGATACAAATAACGATGAAGCTCAATTAATTCTGAAAGCAATGCTTGTATCTTTACAAACTATTGAAGAAGAATATAATGAAAATATCAGATTAAATTATAAGTGA
- the rpmA gene encoding 50S ribosomal protein L27: MLKLNLQFFASKKGVSSTKNGRDSESKRLGAKRADGQYVTGGSILYRQRGTKIYPGENVGRGGDDTLFAKIDGVVKFERKGRDKKQVSVYAVAE, translated from the coding sequence ATGTTAAAATTAAACTTACAGTTCTTCGCATCTAAAAAAGGGGTAAGTTCTACAAAAAACGGACGTGACTCTGAATCTAAACGTTTAGGTGCTAAACGTGCTGACGGTCAATACGTAACAGGTGGTTCAATTCTTTATCGCCAACGTGGTACTAAAATTTACCCTGGTGAAAATGTAGGTCGTGGTGGCGATGATACATTATTCGCTAAAATCGACGGCGTTGTTAAATTTGAACGCAAAGGTCGCGACAAAAAACAAGTTTCTGTATATGCAGTAGCTGAATAA